The Hemiscyllium ocellatum isolate sHemOce1 chromosome 41, sHemOce1.pat.X.cur, whole genome shotgun sequence genome has a window encoding:
- the LOC132834618 gene encoding cardiotrophin-2-like: MQDLRGILSLLLIQLLGHPQGAPIPVPTLIGQTRDLVLLLQEKASSLLSSYLTAMGLPFSEPGFRLPEVTLVGLPSSSIGYLAWRRLTDGERLAGNYRAYSLQLEYLQLVLDDLQALGLGRGPGQLTEQLAFTRTQLQGLVANLGSLLEALAQPLPALGEPLDSEAYGSSDFERKLRGYIVCREYARWIERTLRDLTLLSNSFPA; encoded by the exons ATGCAGGATCTGCGAG GGATCCTGAGCCTTCTCCTGATCCAGTTGCTGGGTCACCCCCAGGGGGCGCCCATTCCTGTGCCCACTTTAATCGGGCAGACCCGggacctggtgctgctcctgcaggAGAAAGCCTCCTCCCTGCTGAGCTCCTAC CTCACAGCGATGGGCCTCCCGTTCTCCGAGCCAGGTTTCCGCCTCCCGGAAGTGACCCTCGTCGGGCTGCCCTCGTCCTCCATCGGGTACCTGGCCTGGCGCCGGCTGACGGACGGCGAGCGCCTGGCGGGAAACTACCGGGCCTACAGCCTGCAGCTGGAGTACCTGCAGCTGGTGCTGGACGACCTGCAGGCCCTGGGCCTGGGCCGGGGCCCCGGGCAGCTGACCGAGCAGCTCGCCTTCACCCGGACCCAGCTCCAGGGCCTGGTGGCCAACCTGGGCTCCCTGCTGGAGGCCCTGGCTCAGCCCCTCCCCGCCCTGGGCGAGCCCCTGGACTCCGAGGCCTACGGCTCCTCCGACTTCGAGAGGAAGCTCCGGGGATACATCGTCTGCCGGGAGTACGCCCGCTGGATCGAGCGGACCCTGAGGGATCTGACACTCCTCTCCAACAGCTTCCCAGCCTGA